A genomic window from Xenorhabdus cabanillasii includes:
- the lepB gene encoding signal peptidase I, which produces MANTFALILTLATLITGIIWCIDRFKLAPERKRKLAQVQEQAAGKESQEAAIKEINKPTWVETFASVFPVLAIVWILRSFVYEPFQIPSGSMMPTLLTGDFILVEKFAYGLKDPITQTTLIKTGKPKRGDVAVFKYPLNPSIDFVKRVIGLPGDKIVYDYMNKELHVYPGCGRNPVCKDIFPVIYKTIYPSEWTITDQIKKDGTIAREVHQVPLMDALGPYSIRQGERVETLDKVSHHILTIPRLNIPEYTQPGLPLGTWVVPEGEYFMMGDNRDNSSDSRVWGFVPEKNLVGRATAIWISFEKQEGEWPTGVRLSRIGGIH; this is translated from the coding sequence ATGGCTAACACTTTTGCCTTGATCTTAACGTTAGCAACGTTAATCACCGGTATCATCTGGTGTATAGATCGTTTCAAACTTGCCCCTGAGCGCAAGAGAAAACTTGCTCAGGTTCAGGAACAGGCAGCAGGTAAGGAATCTCAGGAAGCTGCGATTAAGGAAATAAACAAGCCTACATGGGTTGAGACATTTGCATCTGTTTTTCCGGTGTTAGCCATTGTTTGGATCTTGCGCTCTTTTGTGTATGAACCTTTCCAGATCCCTTCCGGTTCAATGATGCCTACCTTATTGACTGGGGATTTCATTCTGGTGGAGAAGTTTGCTTATGGTTTGAAAGACCCGATCACGCAGACAACTCTGATTAAAACCGGTAAGCCTAAACGCGGGGATGTTGCAGTTTTTAAATACCCACTTAACCCAAGTATAGACTTTGTAAAACGGGTAATTGGTTTACCCGGAGATAAAATTGTTTACGATTACATGAACAAAGAACTTCATGTTTACCCTGGATGTGGTCGAAATCCAGTCTGCAAAGACATTTTTCCTGTCATTTACAAAACTATATACCCAAGTGAATGGACTATCACAGATCAAATTAAAAAAGATGGAACGATTGCCAGAGAAGTACATCAAGTTCCTCTTATGGATGCATTAGGGCCATATAGTATTCGTCAAGGGGAGCGAGTAGAAACTCTGGACAAGGTTTCCCATCATATCCTGACAATTCCACGCTTGAATATACCAGAGTACACTCAGCCTGGTTTGCCGTTAGGAACCTGGGTTGTGCCTGAAGGTGAATATTTCATGATGGGTGATAATCGTGACAATAGTTCTGATAGCCGTGTTTGGGGATTTGTACCGGAGAAAAATCTGGTAGGACGTGCAACGGCTATCTGGATCAGCTTTGAAAAACAGGAAGGTGAGTGGCCGACAGGCGTACGTCTGAGCCGAATTGGTGGAATTCACTAA
- the rnc gene encoding ribonuclease III, with amino-acid sequence MNPIIMNMLQRKLGYTFTQNDLLLQALTHRSASSKHNERLEFLGDSILSFVIANALYLRFPRVDEGDMSRMRATLVRGNTLAELAREFELGECLRLGPGELKSGGHRRESILADSIEALIGAIFLDSDIRTVEKIVLSWYDTRLNEISPGDKQKDPKTRLQEYLQGRHLPLPSYLVVQVRGEAHDQEFTIHCQVSGFEQPVRGVGSSRRKAEQAAAEQALKQLELE; translated from the coding sequence ATGAACCCCATAATAATGAACATGTTACAGCGCAAGCTGGGATATACCTTTACACAGAATGATTTATTGCTTCAGGCGTTAACTCACCGCAGTGCCAGCAGTAAGCATAATGAACGTCTGGAATTTCTTGGTGACTCAATTCTGAGCTTTGTCATTGCTAATGCGCTTTATCTCCGTTTTCCCCGTGTTGATGAAGGGGATATGAGCCGTATGCGTGCCACATTGGTGCGGGGCAATACGTTGGCAGAGCTTGCCAGAGAATTTGAATTGGGAGAATGTTTACGTTTGGGGCCGGGCGAATTAAAAAGTGGCGGCCACCGTCGTGAATCTATTTTAGCTGATAGTATCGAAGCCTTAATTGGTGCTATTTTTTTGGATAGCGATATTCGGACAGTCGAAAAGATTGTTTTGAGTTGGTATGACACTCGCCTGAATGAAATTAGTCCGGGTGATAAACAAAAAGATCCCAAAACACGTTTACAAGAATATTTGCAAGGGCGCCATCTGCCGTTGCCATCATATCTGGTTGTTCAGGTTCGTGGAGAAGCACACGATCAGGAATTTACAATTCACTGTCAGGTCAGTGGATTTGAACAGCCTGTCAGAGGAGTCGGTTCCAGCCGCCGCAAGGCAGAACAGGCGGCTGCAGAACAAGCATTAAAACAACTGGAGCTTGAATGA
- the era gene encoding GTPase Era — MSKEKNYCGFVAIVGRPNVGKSTLLNQLLGQKVSITSRKPQTTRHRIMGIHTEGAYQTIYVDTPGLHIEEKRAINRLMNRAASSSIGDVELVIFVVEGTHWTPDDEMVVNKLRNLRCPVMLAINKVDNVTDKTILLPHIGFLSKKMNFIDVVPISAEKNMNIDTVAKVVRDHIPEAEHHFPEDYITDRSQRFMASEIIREKLMRFLGDELPYSVTVEIEQFAVNERGGYTIHGLILVEREGQKKMVIGNKGSKIKTIGTEARQDMEKMFDIKVHLELWVKVKAGWADDERALRSLGYIDDL, encoded by the coding sequence ATGAGCAAAGAAAAAAACTATTGCGGATTCGTTGCAATAGTCGGACGGCCCAACGTCGGTAAATCGACTTTATTGAATCAGTTACTGGGCCAAAAAGTATCAATCACTTCCCGTAAACCCCAAACGACACGACATCGTATCATGGGCATCCATACGGAAGGTGCTTATCAGACGATTTATGTAGATACACCGGGTCTCCATATTGAAGAAAAGCGTGCGATTAACCGCCTGATGAACCGCGCTGCGAGTAGTTCAATCGGAGATGTGGAGCTGGTCATTTTTGTTGTGGAAGGTACTCACTGGACACCAGATGACGAAATGGTTGTGAATAAGCTGCGTAACCTGCGTTGTCCGGTCATGTTGGCTATCAATAAAGTCGACAATGTCACCGATAAAACCATACTTCTGCCACATATTGGTTTTCTCAGCAAAAAGATGAACTTCATTGATGTTGTACCGATCAGCGCAGAAAAAAACATGAACATTGATACGGTCGCCAAAGTTGTGCGTGACCATATTCCAGAAGCAGAGCATCATTTCCCTGAAGATTACATTACTGATCGTTCACAGCGTTTCATGGCATCTGAAATTATCCGTGAAAAACTGATGCGTTTTCTGGGTGATGAACTGCCTTATTCGGTAACAGTCGAAATTGAACAATTCGCTGTTAACGAACGTGGTGGTTATACTATTCATGGTCTGATTCTGGTAGAGCGTGAAGGACAGAAAAAAATGGTTATTGGTAACAAAGGCAGCAAAATCAAAACCATTGGAACAGAAGCCCGTCAGGATATGGAAAAAATGTTCGATATTAAAGTTCATCTGGAACTATGGGTAAAAGTGAAAGCTGGCTGGGCTGATGATGAACGTGCTCTGCGCAGCCTCGGTTATATTGACGATTTATAA
- the recO gene encoding DNA repair protein RecO, whose amino-acid sequence MDGWQRAFVLHGRPYSETSLLLDFFTENEGRVRVLAKGARSRRSNLKGCLQPFTPLLIRWSGRGEIKTLRDAEPISLALPLTGSVLYSGLYVNELLSRVLEQGTAYPAIFFDYLQCLQILAASKHTPEHALRCFELSVLSNMGYGVDYLHCAGSGEPVTDTMNYRYREEKGFIASLVVDHYSFTGNELKALAAREFPDPTTLKAAKRFTRIALKPYLGGKPLKSRELFCQFVRKRTDNSNQKN is encoded by the coding sequence GTGGACGGCTGGCAGAGAGCCTTTGTGCTTCATGGGCGCCCTTACAGTGAAACCAGTTTATTACTGGATTTTTTTACTGAAAATGAAGGTCGGGTACGTGTTTTAGCAAAAGGTGCACGTAGTCGCCGTTCTAACCTTAAAGGTTGTCTTCAACCTTTCACCCCGTTGCTGATCCGCTGGAGTGGACGGGGTGAAATCAAAACATTGAGGGATGCTGAACCTATTTCTCTGGCCCTGCCTTTAACAGGTAGTGTGTTGTACAGTGGTTTGTATGTGAATGAACTCTTATCAAGAGTTCTTGAGCAAGGTACTGCATATCCGGCTATTTTTTTCGATTACCTCCAATGTTTACAAATCCTTGCCGCAAGTAAACACACTCCCGAACATGCCTTACGTTGTTTTGAATTATCTGTGTTATCTAATATGGGATACGGTGTAGACTACCTTCATTGTGCCGGTAGTGGTGAGCCTGTCACAGATACAATGAATTACCGTTATCGTGAAGAAAAAGGGTTTATTGCCAGTCTGGTAGTTGATCACTACAGCTTTACTGGCAATGAGCTAAAAGCGCTGGCAGCACGTGAATTTCCTGATCCAACTACTCTGAAAGCGGCCAAACGTTTTACTCGTATTGCATTAAAGCCTTACCTGGGTGGAAAACCATTAAAAAGTCGTGAATTATTTTGCCAATTCGTGCGCAAAAGAACAGATAACTCTAATCAGAAAAATTAA
- the pdxJ gene encoding pyridoxine 5'-phosphate synthase yields MAEVLLGINIDHIATVRNARGTQYPDPVQAAFIAEQAGADGITVHLREDRRHITDRDVQLLAKTIQTRMNLEMAVTDEMVEIACQIKPAFCCLVPEKREEVTTEGGLDVFGQKTHIAAAVKRLSEAGILVSLFIDADHQQIDAAVEVGAPFIEIHTGAYADAENDVQQEKEFQRIKEAATYAASKGIKVNAGHGLTYHNTQRIAALPEIHELNIGHAIIGRAVFSGLSDAVADMKTLLREARR; encoded by the coding sequence ATGGCTGAGGTATTGTTAGGCATCAACATTGACCATATTGCAACAGTGCGTAATGCGCGTGGAACGCAATATCCTGATCCTGTGCAAGCTGCATTTATTGCTGAACAAGCAGGCGCAGATGGGATAACAGTTCACTTACGAGAAGATCGCCGCCACATTACAGACCGAGATGTTCAGTTACTAGCAAAAACTATTCAAACACGTATGAACCTCGAAATGGCAGTTACAGATGAGATGGTAGAAATAGCCTGCCAGATCAAACCTGCTTTTTGTTGTTTAGTCCCTGAAAAGCGTGAGGAAGTCACAACAGAAGGTGGACTGGACGTATTCGGGCAAAAAACACATATTGCTGCTGCTGTTAAGCGTTTATCAGAAGCAGGTATTCTGGTATCCCTGTTCATTGATGCGGATCACCAACAAATTGATGCTGCTGTAGAAGTTGGGGCACCATTCATTGAGATCCACACAGGTGCATACGCAGATGCAGAAAATGATGTGCAGCAGGAGAAAGAGTTCCAGCGTATTAAAGAAGCAGCGACTTATGCGGCAAGTAAAGGTATTAAAGTCAATGCAGGTCATGGATTAACGTATCACAATACACAACGCATCGCGGCATTACCGGAGATCCATGAACTGAATATCGGTCATGCCATCATTGGTCGTGCTGTATTCAGCGGCTTGTCTGATGCTGTTGCTGATATGAAAACATTGTTGCGCGAAGCCCGCCGTTAA
- the acpS gene encoding holo-ACP synthase, producing MAIVGLGTDIVEISRIEEIVGRSGERLAKRVLSDNEWQQYQQHNQPVRFLAKRFAVKEAAAKALGTGIRNGLAFNQFEVVNDVLGKPTLKLHGEAEVLAGQLNVKSMHVTLADERRYACATVILES from the coding sequence ATGGCTATCGTCGGATTAGGCACAGATATTGTTGAAATTTCGCGTATTGAGGAAATTGTTGGGCGTTCTGGTGAACGCCTGGCAAAACGTGTTCTGAGTGATAACGAGTGGCAACAATATCAGCAGCATAATCAGCCAGTTCGTTTTCTGGCAAAACGCTTTGCTGTCAAAGAAGCCGCGGCTAAAGCGCTTGGAACAGGTATCCGCAATGGTTTGGCTTTTAATCAGTTTGAAGTGGTTAATGATGTTTTAGGAAAACCGACATTAAAACTTCATGGTGAAGCAGAAGTTCTGGCTGGCCAACTGAATGTAAAGTCTATGCATGTCACACTGGCAGATGAACGGCGTTATGCATGTGCGACAGTGATATTGGAAAGCTAA
- a CDS encoding YfhL family 4Fe-4S dicluster ferredoxin: protein MALLITKRCINCDMCEPECPNQAITMGAEIYEIDPEHCTECVGHYEKPTCQSVCPIPNTIILDPNHKETEEQLWDKFVLLHHADKI from the coding sequence ATGGCACTACTAATTACCAAACGATGCATCAATTGTGATATGTGTGAACCTGAATGCCCGAATCAGGCTATCACTATGGGAGCTGAGATTTATGAGATTGATCCAGAACACTGTACCGAATGCGTGGGACATTACGAAAAGCCAACCTGCCAGTCTGTTTGCCCGATACCAAATACCATTATTCTCGATCCAAATCATAAAGAAACAGAAGAACAACTATGGGACAAATTTGTGCTTTTACATCATGCAGACAAAATCTGA
- a CDS encoding DNA-3-methyladenine glycosylase 2 has protein sequence MKPSYFMEIILPDNYHTRDFLAFHHRDEKGVSEIVQQGQVKKGIIWHGIPALLTVSMEEKLAKVQLDIDGDSTLHSKNSLSLLASHMLGLLQPVEIFESQYQKNPVIGGLISRQAGLRIYQSATPFEALSWAIMGQQISVRAAISIRRRFIQAIGVKHTSGLMCHPTYQEVIQCTEQDLCQCGFSMSKAKALLSVCRLIDLGELNLSIENTEDEIKSLTENLLAIKGIGIWTVNYTLLRGFNYLNGSLHGDVAVRRNLQHLLKQENKVNAEQAEKWLADFSPWKALVAAHLWRQQSSSGY, from the coding sequence ATGAAACCAAGCTATTTCATGGAAATTATATTACCAGATAATTATCACACACGAGATTTTTTGGCTTTTCACCATCGGGATGAGAAAGGTGTTTCTGAAATTGTACAGCAGGGCCAGGTTAAAAAAGGCATCATTTGGCACGGAATTCCTGCATTACTGACTGTGTCAATGGAGGAAAAACTGGCAAAAGTGCAGCTTGATATTGATGGTGACAGTACACTTCATTCAAAAAATTCTTTATCTCTTCTGGCCTCACATATGCTTGGGTTATTACAGCCGGTAGAGATATTTGAATCCCAATACCAAAAAAACCCTGTTATTGGCGGATTAATTTCCCGGCAGGCAGGTCTGCGAATTTACCAGTCGGCAACACCTTTTGAAGCACTGAGTTGGGCGATTATGGGGCAGCAAATCAGTGTCAGGGCGGCGATCTCCATTCGCAGGCGATTTATTCAGGCTATTGGCGTTAAACATACTTCAGGGTTGATGTGTCATCCGACTTATCAGGAAGTCATACAGTGCACAGAGCAGGATCTATGTCAGTGTGGTTTTTCTATGAGTAAGGCTAAAGCTCTGTTGAGTGTTTGTCGGTTGATTGATTTGGGGGAGTTGAATTTATCCATTGAAAATACTGAAGATGAAATTAAATCGCTCACAGAAAATCTTTTGGCTATTAAAGGCATAGGTATCTGGACAGTGAACTATACCTTGCTAAGGGGCTTTAATTATTTGAATGGTTCTCTGCATGGTGATGTGGCAGTAAGGCGTAACCTTCAGCATTTACTGAAGCAGGAAAACAAAGTCAATGCCGAACAGGCTGAAAAATGGCTGGCAGATTTTTCGCCCTGGAAAGCGCTTGTTGCTGCACATTTATGGCGACAGCAATCCAGTAGTGGGTATTAA
- a CDS encoding saccharopine dehydrogenase: MNKISILLVGGYGVVGHQVTKILNKYQPDLELIIAGRNIDKAQSLSESLTNSKSLFFDIEKPALPNGLKIDIVLALVNDPEDKLLYFAHQNNIAYVDITRWTERLQIALGKAIVMQNQKPSHMIFASSWMAGIVATFINDISHSFISIDSIDMSVLYSLNDKAGPDSVDYMDRLAIPFIVKNNGNYQKVLPFSDERMVLFGDGNYHKVFRIDMPEQFILPLITNAQTVATRIGFDSPKSNQLLSFLVKKGIWKLLSGRRATSLRRKILYNPGQGYKHQIRADIQGVDKNGHRKSVCFHIIDSEGQTHLTATGAAALVIQLAEHIKKNSSAIFNTGEIFLDLEKLKMLLSAEHIQFYINDDIG; the protein is encoded by the coding sequence ATGAATAAAATTTCTATATTACTTGTCGGTGGTTATGGCGTTGTTGGTCATCAAGTCACAAAAATCCTCAATAAATATCAGCCTGATTTAGAGTTGATAATTGCTGGCAGAAATATTGATAAAGCCCAGTCATTATCTGAAAGTCTAACTAATTCAAAAAGTCTGTTTTTTGACATTGAAAAACCTGCTTTACCAAATGGATTAAAGATTGACATTGTGTTAGCTCTTGTTAATGACCCAGAAGACAAATTATTATATTTTGCACATCAAAATAATATAGCTTATGTGGATATAACTCGTTGGACGGAACGTTTGCAGATTGCGCTCGGTAAAGCAATAGTTATGCAAAATCAAAAACCGAGTCATATGATTTTTGCATCATCATGGATGGCTGGAATTGTGGCGACATTTATCAACGATATCAGTCATTCATTTATCAGTATTGATAGTATTGATATGAGTGTCTTATATTCTTTGAACGACAAAGCTGGCCCGGATTCAGTTGATTATATGGATAGATTGGCAATCCCTTTTATAGTAAAAAATAATGGAAACTACCAAAAAGTTCTTCCTTTTTCTGATGAACGGATGGTTTTATTTGGTGATGGTAACTACCATAAAGTGTTTCGTATTGATATGCCAGAGCAATTCATATTACCTTTAATTACAAATGCACAAACTGTCGCCACAAGAATTGGTTTTGATAGCCCTAAAAGTAATCAATTATTATCTTTCCTGGTCAAAAAGGGTATTTGGAAACTATTATCAGGCAGAAGGGCTACCAGCCTTCGTAGAAAAATTTTATATAATCCAGGTCAGGGATATAAGCACCAAATACGTGCTGATATACAAGGGGTTGATAAAAATGGACATCGTAAAAGTGTATGTTTTCATATTATTGATTCAGAAGGACAAACACATTTAACAGCAACAGGAGCAGCAGCTCTGGTAATACAATTGGCGGAACATATAAAGAAAAATTCATCGGCGATCTTCAATACTGGTGAAATATTCTTAGATCTTGAGAAATTGAAAATGCTCTTATCTGCTGAACATATTCAGTTCTATATTAATGACGATATAGGGTAA
- a CDS encoding NAD(P)H-dependent oxidoreductase: MKHMIVYAHPNPDSFNHAIKEKIINEIVKRGEEYNFISLYDEKFNPILDSPDFEALHRGEVLPDIAKSQAMVKESDHLIFIYPIWWFGQPAILKGWIDRVFSNGFAYYEDENTFIPYLTGKSATVFVTLGTEKNTLVQNGMELDSFMRSMTLGTLELVGISPVNVIPFYAVPKVRDEDRKTMLESIVI; encoded by the coding sequence ATGAAGCATATGATTGTTTATGCTCATCCTAATCCTGACAGTTTCAATCATGCCATTAAAGAAAAAATAATTAATGAAATAGTTAAGAGAGGTGAAGAATACAACTTTATTTCTCTTTATGATGAGAAATTTAATCCTATACTTGATAGTCCAGATTTTGAAGCTTTACACCGTGGTGAGGTATTGCCAGATATTGCGAAAAGCCAAGCCATGGTTAAAGAGTCGGATCATCTGATTTTTATTTATCCTATTTGGTGGTTTGGTCAGCCAGCTATCCTTAAGGGATGGATTGACCGGGTTTTTTCTAATGGTTTTGCTTATTATGAGGATGAAAATACTTTCATTCCCTACTTAACGGGAAAATCTGCAACTGTATTCGTCACTTTAGGTACTGAAAAAAATACTTTAGTTCAAAATGGTATGGAATTAGATAGCTTCATGCGTAGTATGACATTAGGAACACTAGAGTTAGTAGGTATTTCTCCAGTTAACGTTATTCCTTTTTATGCTGTTCCTAAAGTTAGGGATGAAGACAGAAAAACCATGCTGGAATCAATAGTTATTTAA
- a CDS encoding SDR family NAD(P)-dependent oxidoreductase has product MLTFIVTGAASGIGFAVCQKLVEAGYYVIAIDMNRDGLNELVDKSPEYIYPLQIDLVEEEILSRELIPLVKEREIKGIVVSHGKADDNYIDQNDIWDLVLTTNLHSTQRLLSHIVPDIVSGGRIVIISSILGKVGTTHNTAYCTSKHALLGLTKSLALDLAERQITVNAVLPAWVNTPMFVRGLEPQAKLLGCSTSVLLKRVAKKIPLRRLVNPQDVASTVMFFISPDAAMITAQGITIDGGERGGM; this is encoded by the coding sequence ATGCTAACATTTATTGTTACTGGTGCAGCAAGTGGTATTGGATTTGCTGTTTGCCAAAAGCTTGTTGAAGCTGGATATTATGTTATTGCAATTGATATGAACCGAGATGGATTAAATGAATTAGTAGATAAATCACCAGAATATATTTATCCCCTCCAAATCGATTTAGTTGAAGAGGAAATACTAAGCAGAGAATTGATACCTTTGGTTAAAGAACGTGAAATAAAAGGTATTGTTGTTAGTCATGGTAAGGCTGATGATAATTATATTGACCAAAATGATATCTGGGATTTGGTATTAACAACCAATTTGCATTCAACTCAGCGTCTGTTATCACATATTGTACCTGATATTGTTTCTGGTGGGCGAATTGTTATTATTTCATCTATCCTTGGCAAGGTAGGGACAACACATAATACTGCTTATTGTACATCAAAACATGCTTTACTTGGCTTAACTAAATCATTAGCTTTGGATCTTGCTGAGAGACAAATAACTGTAAATGCAGTATTACCTGCCTGGGTAAATACCCCAATGTTTGTGAGAGGCCTGGAACCTCAGGCCAAATTGCTAGGATGTTCAACATCAGTCTTACTAAAAAGGGTGGCTAAAAAAATTCCACTACGGCGTTTAGTAAACCCACAGGATGTTGCCAGTACAGTCATGTTTTTCATTTCTCCTGATGCTGCTATGATTACAGCTCAAGGGATAACGATTGATGGTGGTGAGAGAGGAGGAATGTAA
- a CDS encoding SDR family NAD(P)-dependent oxidoreductase, giving the protein MSNHGELKLDTITKSAIVTGGSKGIGKAIVLSLLSRGYRVAFCYRNETPQLTDFITEIKLNYPEILPIKADLAKEEDVNTFIDKVINLFGQIDLLVNNVGITSDGLLATMETKNIELLINNNLLSYILCSREVLKVMIPQRSGHIINISSISATRPNKGQSIYAATKGGIESLTRALAVEVAPKNIRVNAVSPGIIQTEMTKTLLSTHKELINNKILLKRVGHVNEITSAIHFLIENKYITGEIININGGIALS; this is encoded by the coding sequence ATGAGCAATCATGGAGAATTAAAATTAGACACCATCACAAAAAGTGCAATTGTGACAGGAGGCAGTAAAGGCATCGGTAAAGCTATAGTTTTAAGTTTGTTGAGTAGAGGATATCGGGTTGCTTTTTGTTATAGAAATGAAACTCCCCAATTAACAGATTTTATTACTGAGATAAAACTAAATTACCCAGAAATCTTACCTATTAAAGCTGATTTAGCGAAGGAAGAAGATGTCAATACTTTTATTGATAAAGTAATTAATTTGTTTGGTCAAATTGATCTTCTAGTCAATAATGTGGGGATAACCAGCGATGGATTGCTGGCTACAATGGAAACTAAAAATATTGAATTACTGATAAATAATAATTTGTTGAGCTATATTTTGTGTAGTCGTGAAGTACTAAAAGTGATGATACCACAACGTAGTGGCCATATTATCAATATTTCTTCAATTTCAGCCACAAGGCCGAATAAAGGCCAATCAATTTATGCGGCAACTAAAGGTGGAATAGAATCATTAACACGGGCGCTTGCGGTTGAGGTAGCCCCTAAAAATATTAGGGTTAATGCTGTTTCTCCTGGTATTATTCAAACAGAGATGACGAAAACTTTATTAAGTACACATAAGGAATTAATCAATAATAAAATACTGCTTAAACGAGTTGGGCATGTTAATGAAATTACCAGTGCAATACATTTTCTTATAGAAAACAAGTACATAACTGGTGAAATTATTAATATCAATGGTGGAATTGCACTAAGTTAA